From the Neobacillus sp. PS3-34 genome, the window CGATCGGCTTCGGTGCCCTTTGCTATAACATTTACTGGAGTGCACGATATGCAGAAAGAAATATTGGAAACGATCCTTGGAACGCAAGAACACTTGAGTGGATGACTGCATCGCCAGTTCAGCATTACAATTTTGCTAAAATACCAGAGGTTAAATCACTTGATCCTTTCTGGCACATGAAGAAAAATAAAGAAAGCCTTGATTTGAACGAAGATGAACTTGAAGAAATCCACATGCCTAGCAACTCCGGCCAGCCAATCATAATGGCATCCGTGATAGGTGTTGCCGGCTTCTTCCTTGTTTTCGAATGGAAATTGGCTGCCCTTATTGCTGCAGTCGGTATTCTAGCTGGATTGATCTACCGCTCATTTGATTATAATGACGGCTACCATGTTCACATCGATGAAATTAAGAAAACAGAAAGCACTTGGCGTAAAATTAAAAAAGGGGTGAATAATCATGTCGGCTAATGTGAATACTTCCTTGCCGCTCGAATACCAAACCGAGCAGAACCGTATGAACATCCTGGGATTTTGGATTTTCCTTGGCGCTGAAATCGTCCTGTTCGCTACCCTTTTTGCAACGTATTCTGTACTGAAAGCCCGTTATGCTGGAGGTCCTACTCCACATGATTTATTTGAAATAAAAGGGATTATGGTCGAAACCCTTCTACTATTGACATCAAGCTTTACCTGTGGCCTTGCGATCCATGAAATGCGCCGCCACAGCCGTAATGGTTTGTTAACATGGTTAATCATTACCCTTCTGCTTGGCGCAGGCTTTGTAGGAATGGAGATTAATGAGTTTATCCATTATGTACATGAAGGTGCTACCATGCAGACGAGTGCGTTTTTATCCAGCTTCTTCGTTCTGCTCGGTACCCACGGACTTCACGTAAGTATGGGTATTGGCTGGGCTACAATGGTCATTATTCAGATTTTCAGAAGAGGATTAACTCCTGTTACGGCACGTAAGACGTTCATCATCGGGCTGTACTGGCACTTCCTTGACGTTGTCTGGATCTTTATCTTCACATTCGTATATTTAGCAAGGATGGTGGGCTAAAATGGAAAAACAACATTCAAAAGGCTTTCCACTAAGCCACGTCCTCGGCTTCCTACTATCACTTGTACTAACTTTTGCAGCAGTAGGAGTTGCATTGAAAACTGATTTACCTGTAAAAACAATTGTCTGGATCATCGGCTCGCTTGCCATCGTCCAGGCAGCTCTTCAGCTTTATATGTTCATGCATATGAATGAAGGCGAAGACAAAAAATCAAATACCGTCAATATCCTTTTTGCCTTCTTTATTGCAATAGTTACAGTTGCAGGATCCATCTGGGTCATGTCATTTGGGATGTAGTAATAGATTGGAACAGCCCGCTCATCGGTGAGCGGGCTGTTTTTAATTGGCTGTTTTCTAAAAGATTGTTGTTTTTAGTAGTAGTTGATTTCCGCTTCAGGATGCTCGCTTTCCGCGGGGTGGGCGGTGAGCCTCCTCGTCGCTGAAGCGACTGCGGGGTCTCACCTGTCCCACTGATCCCGCAGGACGTTGAATTAGCTTCCTAGAATCTACACCGCACGAAGGAAATGCGATAGCCTTTTCGAGGATCTCGCACCTTCCGCTCCAATCAACTTCTTTATCAACCATCTGATTCACTCTAAATAGCAACAAAATTTACGAAAACAGCCTTTTAATTTGATAAAACCATTTCAACATTCTCACCTTAAAACCTTTTCCTGCATGTTCTCCTCTATTCGTCCTGGCTTTTAATTCTACCTGCAAATCTAGATTTTCATGATGTTCAAAATAGAGTATAGTTGAACCCATATACAACGAATCGGCTTAACGGATAAGGTGTACGACTTGAAAGATATTATCTACATGAAATAAAATGCAAAGGTTATATATCCTTTACATTTTTCCTTTATAAATATATTTCTTTAACCTTTATACCCTTTATTTCAATAATTGCATTACAACTTGGTCTAATTTAAGTTCAAGTTCTTCTTCTATTTCATCTGCAAATTTGTCATTCAATTCTTCTATAAAATCATTGAAATCATCATTTTGTTCATCTAAGTCAGCAAAAATATCACTAATTTCATCTCCATCTTTAAGAAGAGTCCCTGTAGGTAATTTTTCATTTACATGTTTCAACAATTCAATAACATTGTTCGCATTCAGTTTTTCTAAGTCTTCAAATGTATCATCCATATTTTCAAACCATTTATTTACATAGTAGCTTGATATTCCACCACTATTTATTGCATCTATTACACTTCTAACGTTAAACCATAATCTTTCATCAGGAGTTAAATTTTTATAACCTTCTCGTTCTAATTTCTCATATAAGTCATTCCACTTTTGTTCCCAGTCTTCATACTCTAATCTTCTCATGTAAGTCCTCCTCAATATAGTTATAAAACCTCCGTTTTATATTCGATATTGAAAATATTAATCCCTTTTTTTGTAAATTCAAGTATAAAAAAGCCTGAAGATTAAAAGTGCTAATCTCCATGCTTTTTATGTTGCTATTAACTATGAAATTCACCATTTTCTACTCGAATAGAGAACGTCTTCCTAAAGGTGGGGAACCTCAAAGAAATTTACTTTTTCGTATCCTGTTTAAACAAATCTGCCGGCATCTGAATAATTGAATTAGAACCGCCGTTCACATACGGTTGGGCACCATTCCATTTTTTAATCCAGTTATCCTGAATGATCGCGGGTGTCATTGATTTTGTCAGCAGCTCGTTAGCTTTAGCCTGAGCCTCGGCCCTGATTCTTGTCTGCTCGGCGTCCGCTTCGGCATTTACGATTGCTACTTTCTTTTTACCCTCGGCCTCGATCTTCGCGTTGATTGCTTCCTGTTCCTTGTTCTTCTGCTCCCGCTTTAAAAATTCCTGCTTATTTTGGGCATCCGCAATGGCCTGAAGTGATTTTAAGGTTTGCTTATCGGGGCGCACATCAGATAAGGAAAAGTTCTCAATGATAATGCCGTCGACTTTAAGACGATCTGTAAGAAGACGCTGCATTTCTTTAGTTATTTCATCGCGTTTTTCGGCATAAACACCCAGTACAGAGTAATTAGTCGAAACTTCTTGCATCACCGTCTTTATTTGTGTTTTTAAGTAACTAGCCTGTATTTGTTCATGGGTCTGCCGGCGAAATTTCGTAAAGATATGGGGAAGCTTACTGGATTCCATTTTATAAGAATAAACGACGTCGACATTCACTGATTTTCCGTCATACGTATTTATATTAAAAGAGTCATCTCCTGGAGATCCTTCGGTGTGAGCTTTAGTTAAATAAACCGTTTCAGTCGAAACCGGATATTGAGTCACTTCCTCCCAAGGCCAAATGAACTGTAAGCCCTGCCCTAACACCTTATCCTTCAAGCCGCCATTTAAGCTGTAAACAACACCCTTATATCCGGGCTCAATCTTTTCTGTAAGCGTAAAAAATCCAATCACAAGTATTAAAATAGCAATAAAAGAAGCCACCAGACTAAAAA encodes:
- the qoxC gene encoding cytochrome aa3 quinol oxidase subunit III; protein product: MSANVNTSLPLEYQTEQNRMNILGFWIFLGAEIVLFATLFATYSVLKARYAGGPTPHDLFEIKGIMVETLLLLTSSFTCGLAIHEMRRHSRNGLLTWLIITLLLGAGFVGMEINEFIHYVHEGATMQTSAFLSSFFVLLGTHGLHVSMGIGWATMVIIQIFRRGLTPVTARKTFIIGLYWHFLDVVWIFIFTFVYLARMVG
- the qoxD gene encoding cytochrome aa3 quinol oxidase subunit IV; the protein is MEKQHSKGFPLSHVLGFLLSLVLTFAAVGVALKTDLPVKTIVWIIGSLAIVQAALQLYMFMHMNEGEDKKSNTVNILFAFFIAIVTVAGSIWVMSFGM
- a CDS encoding DUF4375 domain-containing protein; protein product: MRRLEYEDWEQKWNDLYEKLEREGYKNLTPDERLWFNVRSVIDAINSGGISSYYVNKWFENMDDTFEDLEKLNANNVIELLKHVNEKLPTGTLLKDGDEISDIFADLDEQNDDFNDFIEELNDKFADEIEEELELKLDQVVMQLLK
- a CDS encoding prohibitin family protein, producing the protein MNTDIGGTGGRPSPFLTRKRQIFSLVASFIAILILVIGFFTLTEKIEPGYKGVVYSLNGGLKDKVLGQGLQFIWPWEEVTQYPVSTETVYLTKAHTEGSPGDDSFNINTYDGKSVNVDVVYSYKMESSKLPHIFTKFRRQTHEQIQASYLKTQIKTVMQEVSTNYSVLGVYAEKRDEITKEMQRLLTDRLKVDGIIIENFSLSDVRPDKQTLKSLQAIADAQNKQEFLKREQKNKEQEAINAKIEAEGKKKVAIVNAEADAEQTRIRAEAQAKANELLTKSMTPAIIQDNWIKKWNGAQPYVNGGSNSIIQMPADLFKQDTKK